In a genomic window of Flavobacteriales bacterium:
- a CDS encoding acetyl-CoA hydrolase/transferase family protein has product MSLPWMSAAEAVRLVRSGDRVFIHGSAATPVRLVRALLDRHAELHDVELTAISTFGDLGIDRPEVQGPFSLNALFVSANMRGMVDGPNGDYIPVFLSEIPRLFEKGILPLDLALVHVSPPDRHGFCSLGVSVDVARSAVRNARAVIAQVNPNMPRTLGDGHVHVSRFAALVEVSDPLPEVDYAAQIGPKERRVAELVSAMVEDGSTLQLGIGAIPDAILGALGGHKDLGVHTEMCSNGIIDLVRNGVVTNKYKKKHRGKVATAFAFGTRRLYDLVDDNPFFTFLDAQYVNDTKVIRENPKVVAVNSAIEVDLTGQVCADSIGTYQFSGVGGQMDFMRGAALSEGGKPIIALCSTTAKGTSKIVPFLKQGAGVVTTRAHVHYVVTEHGMAYLYGKNLQQRARALIGIAAPEHREELEKAYKERFERHGMIR; this is encoded by the coding sequence ATGTCCCTCCCTTGGATGTCTGCCGCCGAGGCCGTGCGCTTGGTACGAAGCGGCGACCGCGTCTTCATCCACGGCAGCGCCGCCACCCCGGTGCGGCTGGTGCGTGCCCTGCTCGACCGCCACGCCGAGCTGCACGATGTGGAGCTCACGGCCATTAGCACCTTCGGCGATTTGGGCATCGACCGGCCCGAGGTGCAGGGACCGTTCAGCCTGAACGCCTTGTTCGTCAGCGCCAACATGCGGGGCATGGTGGATGGGCCCAACGGCGACTATATCCCCGTCTTCCTCAGCGAGATCCCACGCCTCTTCGAGAAGGGCATCCTTCCGCTCGATTTGGCGCTGGTGCACGTGTCGCCGCCCGACCGCCACGGCTTCTGCTCACTGGGCGTGAGCGTGGACGTGGCTCGCAGCGCCGTGCGCAACGCCCGCGCCGTGATCGCGCAGGTGAACCCGAACATGCCCCGCACCCTCGGCGATGGCCACGTGCATGTCAGCCGCTTCGCCGCGCTGGTGGAGGTGAGCGACCCGCTGCCCGAGGTGGACTACGCCGCGCAGATCGGCCCCAAGGAGCGCCGCGTGGCCGAACTGGTGAGCGCCATGGTCGAGGATGGCAGCACCCTGCAACTCGGCATCGGCGCCATCCCCGATGCCATCCTGGGCGCGTTGGGTGGCCACAAGGACCTCGGCGTCCACACCGAGATGTGCTCCAACGGCATCATCGACCTGGTGCGCAACGGCGTGGTCACCAACAAGTACAAGAAGAAGCACCGCGGCAAGGTGGCCACCGCCTTCGCTTTCGGCACCCGCCGCCTTTACGACCTTGTGGACGACAACCCCTTCTTCACTTTCCTCGACGCGCAGTACGTGAACGACACCAAGGTGATCCGCGAGAACCCGAAGGTGGTGGCCGTCAACAGCGCCATCGAGGTGGACCTTACCGGGCAGGTTTGCGCGGACAGCATCGGCACCTACCAGTTCAGCGGCGTGGGCGGACAGATGGACTTCATGCGCGGGGCTGCGCTCAGCGAGGGCGGCAAGCCCATCATCGCTTTGTGCAGCACCACCGCTAAAGGCACCAGCAAGATTGTGCCCTTTCTGAAACAGGGCGCCGGGGTGGTCACCACCCGGGCCCATGTGCACTACGTGGTCACTGAGCACGGCATGGCCTACCTATATGGCAAGAACCTGCAGCAGCGCGCCCGGGCCTTGATCGGCATCGCTGCGCCGGAGCATCGGGAGGAGCTGGAGAAGGCGTACAAGGAGCGGTTCGAGCGGCACGGGATGATTCGGTGA
- a CDS encoding pirin family protein, with protein MDRKDFLRKSLLGTGMLASGTAAAQLIQDGIEEIKPLDPVGFDHLPPTPPERMGNMVLHRANERGTADHGWLKANFSFSFANWYDPTRMHFGVLRVMNDDIIAAGKGFGTHPHDNMEIITIPLKGALQHKDSMGNTSIINAGDVQVMSAGTGILHSEFNPHDDREANTLQIWLFPRERQVTPRYQQMTLDPKDRENRWQQVLSPNPDDAGVWIHQDAWFSIGKFDANKRTNYDLKRKGNGVYAFVIEGSATINGQALGKRDALGVWDTDALIVEAGPNGAEILLQDVPMQL; from the coding sequence ATGGACCGCAAGGATTTCCTCCGCAAGAGCCTATTGGGCACGGGCATGCTCGCGAGCGGCACAGCCGCTGCACAGCTGATCCAGGACGGCATCGAGGAGATCAAACCGCTGGATCCGGTCGGCTTCGACCACCTCCCACCAACACCCCCTGAACGCATGGGCAACATGGTATTGCACCGCGCCAACGAGCGCGGCACGGCCGATCACGGCTGGCTCAAGGCCAACTTCAGCTTCAGCTTCGCCAACTGGTACGACCCCACCCGCATGCATTTTGGCGTGCTTCGCGTGATGAACGACGACATCATCGCTGCGGGCAAAGGCTTCGGCACGCATCCGCACGACAACATGGAGATCATCACGATCCCCTTGAAGGGCGCGCTGCAGCACAAGGATAGCATGGGCAACACCAGCATCATCAACGCCGGCGATGTTCAGGTGATGAGCGCTGGCACGGGCATCCTTCACAGCGAATTCAATCCGCATGACGATCGAGAAGCGAACACGCTTCAGATCTGGCTCTTCCCTCGTGAACGACAGGTGACGCCGCGCTATCAGCAGATGACGCTCGATCCGAAGGACCGGGAGAACAGGTGGCAGCAGGTCCTCAGCCCCAACCCGGATGACGCCGGGGTGTGGATTCACCAGGACGCGTGGTTCAGCATCGGCAAGTTCGATGCGAACAAGAGGACCAACTATGACCTGAAGCGCAAAGGCAACGGCGTGTACGCCTTCGTGATCGAGGGCAGCGCGACCATCAACGGTCAGGCTCTCGGCAAGCGTGACGCGCTGGGCGTATGGGACACCGATGCGCTGATCGTGGAGGCGGGCCCGAACGGAGCGGAGATCCTGCTGCAGGATGTGCCGATGCAGCTGTAG
- a CDS encoding nitroreductase family protein: protein MNPTFELKEARTEHDVHPLIKQRFSPRAFSSEALTDQELLALFEAGSWAPSSMNEQPWRFRYAHRGSSGFESLRATFSAGNQPWAPNAAAIIAVSARTHHERNGATNATWQFDAGLAVGSLLLQATSMGVHGHILGGFNHDAAIELLGIDKEKEAIICLLVLGRLGPAESLPEPYLTRERTPRSRKPVSEIASRI from the coding sequence ATGAACCCGACCTTTGAACTGAAGGAAGCGCGCACCGAGCACGACGTGCATCCGCTCATCAAGCAGCGCTTCAGTCCACGCGCGTTCTCGAGCGAAGCGCTCACCGACCAAGAGCTGCTTGCGCTCTTCGAGGCTGGGAGCTGGGCGCCGAGCAGCATGAATGAGCAGCCATGGCGATTCCGATATGCGCATCGGGGCAGCTCGGGCTTCGAGTCCTTGCGCGCCACATTCTCGGCAGGGAACCAGCCATGGGCACCGAATGCTGCTGCCATCATTGCTGTCAGTGCGAGAACGCATCATGAGCGCAACGGCGCCACCAATGCCACCTGGCAGTTCGATGCCGGTCTTGCCGTGGGCAGTTTGCTGCTGCAAGCCACCAGCATGGGCGTCCATGGCCATATCCTGGGCGGATTCAATCATGACGCCGCGATCGAACTGCTCGGAATCGACAAGGAAAAAGAAGCCATCATCTGCCTGTTGGTGCTTGGCCGATTGGGACCTGCAGAGTCTCTGCCCGAACCCTATCTCACGCGAGAGCGAACGCCGCGCAGCCGCAAGCCGGTGAGCGAGATTGCGTCAAGAATCTGA
- a CDS encoding T9SS type A sorting domain-containing protein — protein MKRTVHIIPALLLAATVNGQQVIISQDFEAFDPGDPLAQTAGLPWTTWSNAPGGTEDTPCSNAQAYGGNMSAAFASTAGTGGPTDVILQLGNRTSGQYLLGWWMYIPAGKGGYYNIQKSITAGQAWSIDVLFRASGAIELSTNAIAGATTTYPQDEWFLVGMVIDLGAMAGTVTINGNVAATWVTTTAVGTGGVGLNQIGAVNFFAYSGGDQSEYYIDDVSFIDVTGVGVPELSAVDASAFPNPTEGAFVVDATGLSSAATLSVVDLTGRQVVASSALLRRGAVSRAEIDLNGAPSGLYFVRIQDAGTEIVRRVTKH, from the coding sequence ATGAAGCGAACCGTACACATCATCCCAGCGCTGCTTCTCGCGGCAACCGTTAATGGCCAGCAAGTGATAATCAGTCAGGATTTCGAAGCCTTCGACCCCGGGGATCCACTTGCGCAGACTGCTGGACTTCCTTGGACCACCTGGAGCAATGCGCCCGGCGGCACGGAGGACACGCCATGCTCGAATGCTCAAGCCTATGGCGGCAACATGAGCGCAGCGTTCGCCAGCACCGCCGGAACCGGAGGGCCAACGGATGTGATCCTCCAGCTCGGCAACCGCACCAGCGGTCAATACCTCTTGGGCTGGTGGATGTACATTCCTGCGGGCAAGGGCGGCTATTACAACATCCAGAAGAGCATCACGGCCGGTCAAGCCTGGTCCATCGATGTGCTCTTTCGCGCTAGCGGCGCCATCGAACTCTCCACGAATGCCATTGCCGGAGCCACCACCACCTATCCTCAGGATGAGTGGTTCTTGGTAGGCATGGTCATCGACCTCGGCGCAATGGCCGGCACGGTGACCATCAACGGCAATGTGGCGGCTACTTGGGTAACCACCACGGCTGTTGGCACTGGCGGGGTGGGCCTCAACCAGATCGGCGCTGTCAACTTCTTTGCCTACTCCGGCGGCGACCAGAGCGAGTACTACATCGACGACGTGAGCTTCATCGATGTCACCGGGGTGGGTGTTCCCGAGTTGAGCGCCGTTGATGCCTCAGCCTTCCCCAACCCGACCGAAGGCGCGTTCGTAGTGGACGCCACCGGCCTTTCGAGCGCTGCCACCTTGAGCGTTGTTGACCTCACCGGCCGACAAGTCGTGGCTTCGAGCGCACTATTGCGCCGCGGCGCGGTTTCCCGAGCCGAGATCGATCTCAACGGCGCCCCGAGCGGATTGTATTTCGTGCGCATTCAAGATGCTGGGACCGAAATCGTGCGCCGAGTGACGAAGCACTAG
- a CDS encoding DUF2029 domain-containing protein yields MSERLLLRAAIGVLILFSMAIDFSLTRKYGGVDLRDKVVGARSLLAGRSMYFNPWKPGEDERFADPMVPPGATMTRYTGTPFQALAMAPLGMLSFGSLRLPWLLAQYALLLLAVITAHRALGNGDRRTELIAGLVLVSVLASTSWRLHVERGQVYIGFAALIAALFWSLSKERHLLAGTLAVALILFKPTYAFLLLPLALRMNARLIAGGSMALIASAGLFAIIPDGFSAWGEYLEAMRAWSAMPGVGAPPTSDPGAFTYPALIEGLSNLRDHHAMEFENGSVAAVLIAVAGIELPSILPWAAYALVLGAAGVVLRKRFLSLPRAHLLLIGFMAWSVLMMLLPTPRFDYQVVHWIGPVLLVLHAWWGRPLLANALLAIAAVLVAGGWSVLPVNILFAEALLLLACGWMFARSEPSRAV; encoded by the coding sequence ATGAGCGAGCGACTTCTCCTTCGCGCCGCGATCGGCGTGCTGATCCTCTTCAGCATGGCCATCGACTTTTCACTCACGCGCAAATACGGCGGCGTGGACCTGCGCGACAAGGTGGTTGGCGCGCGCAGCCTGCTGGCCGGGCGATCGATGTATTTCAATCCGTGGAAGCCGGGGGAGGATGAGCGGTTCGCCGACCCCATGGTGCCACCAGGCGCCACGATGACGCGTTACACAGGAACCCCATTCCAAGCACTGGCCATGGCGCCCCTGGGCATGCTCTCCTTCGGTTCATTGCGCTTGCCATGGCTCTTAGCGCAATACGCGCTGCTCTTACTGGCCGTGATCACGGCTCACCGTGCCCTTGGCAATGGGGATCGGCGCACGGAACTGATCGCCGGCCTTGTGCTCGTTTCCGTGCTCGCATCCACCTCATGGCGATTGCATGTGGAGCGCGGCCAGGTGTACATCGGTTTCGCAGCGCTCATCGCCGCCTTGTTCTGGAGCTTGTCGAAGGAGCGGCACCTGCTTGCTGGCACGCTCGCCGTCGCGCTCATCCTGTTCAAGCCCACGTACGCATTCCTGTTATTGCCGCTCGCCTTGCGCATGAATGCGCGGCTGATCGCTGGCGGGTCGATGGCCCTCATTGCAAGCGCCGGGCTATTCGCCATCATCCCCGATGGCTTCTCGGCATGGGGCGAGTACCTCGAGGCCATGCGCGCCTGGAGCGCCATGCCGGGCGTAGGTGCGCCACCCACTTCAGATCCCGGGGCGTTCACCTATCCTGCCCTGATCGAAGGGCTCAGCAACCTGCGGGATCATCACGCCATGGAATTCGAGAACGGCTCAGTGGCGGCTGTCCTGATTGCTGTGGCTGGCATCGAATTGCCCAGCATTCTTCCTTGGGCCGCATATGCACTGGTACTCGGGGCTGCGGGGGTTGTTCTGCGAAAGCGCTTCCTCAGCTTGCCGCGCGCGCACTTGCTGCTCATCGGGTTCATGGCGTGGTCAGTACTGATGATGTTGCTGCCCACTCCGCGCTTCGATTATCAGGTCGTGCATTGGATCGGTCCGGTTCTGCTCGTGCTTCATGCGTGGTGGGGCCGGCCGTTGCTGGCCAATGCGCTGCTCGCCATCGCCGCTGTGCTTGTGGCGGGTGGCTGGTCGGTGCTCCCGGTGAACATCCTCTTCGCCGAGGCATTGCTGCTGCTTGCCTGCGGATGGATGTTCGCGCGAAGCGAACCTAGCCGTGCGGTGTAA
- a CDS encoding NAD(P)/FAD-dependent oxidoreductase encodes MGNHHDILIIGGGTAGIMTAAQLRRKDKKLNIAILDPAKDHWYQPAWTLVGAGTFSMKETRRDERDQIPEGVTWIQEAAARFEPEQSAVISASGKRFTYGHLVVCPGIKLDMDALPGLRDALQTDSVCSNYVDPEKTLRVLKAFKGGNAVFTQPATPIKCGGAPQKAAYLADEFFRRSGVRDKTRLVFATPGSVIFGVEPFRFALEDVVRKKNIILKTFYKPVRIDPAKKEIHFAWSKPGDNQCVITEDHGLKEKVEGESIIVMPYDMLHLAPPQSAPDFVKDSPLACAEGPNKGWLDVNINTLQHKRYPNIFGLGDVAALPTAKTGAAIRKQAPVVVANILQRIKDGALASERYEGYSSCPLVTGYGKMLLAEFKYDNVRDSDPLLSKLFDTSKPLWSMWVLKKYGLPWLYWNKMMKGAM; translated from the coding sequence ATGGGCAACCATCACGACATCCTCATCATCGGCGGAGGCACCGCTGGCATCATGACGGCCGCGCAACTGCGGCGCAAGGACAAGAAGCTCAACATCGCCATCCTCGATCCCGCCAAGGATCATTGGTACCAACCGGCATGGACACTGGTCGGCGCGGGCACCTTCAGCATGAAGGAGACGCGGCGCGATGAGCGTGACCAGATCCCTGAAGGCGTAACATGGATCCAAGAGGCAGCGGCCAGATTCGAGCCGGAGCAGAGCGCAGTGATCTCCGCTTCCGGCAAGCGGTTCACGTACGGGCATCTGGTCGTCTGCCCTGGCATCAAGCTCGACATGGATGCCTTGCCCGGTCTGCGCGATGCGCTGCAGACCGACAGCGTGTGCAGCAACTACGTCGACCCGGAGAAGACCTTGCGCGTGCTGAAAGCCTTCAAGGGAGGCAATGCCGTTTTCACGCAGCCGGCCACGCCCATCAAATGCGGTGGCGCGCCCCAGAAGGCCGCCTACCTCGCCGATGAGTTCTTCCGCAGGAGCGGGGTGCGCGACAAGACCCGGCTCGTCTTCGCAACGCCCGGCTCGGTCATCTTCGGCGTGGAGCCCTTCCGCTTCGCGCTGGAGGATGTGGTGCGCAAGAAGAACATCATCCTCAAGACCTTCTATAAGCCGGTGCGCATCGACCCGGCGAAGAAGGAGATTCACTTCGCCTGGAGCAAGCCCGGCGACAACCAATGCGTGATCACCGAGGATCACGGGCTGAAAGAGAAGGTCGAGGGAGAGAGCATCATCGTGATGCCCTACGATATGCTGCATCTGGCACCCCCGCAGAGCGCGCCCGATTTCGTGAAGGACTCGCCGCTCGCCTGCGCCGAAGGGCCGAATAAAGGCTGGCTGGATGTGAACATCAACACCTTGCAGCACAAGCGCTACCCCAACATCTTCGGCCTGGGCGATGTCGCTGCGCTGCCCACGGCCAAGACCGGTGCGGCCATCCGCAAGCAGGCGCCCGTCGTGGTGGCCAATATCCTGCAGCGAATCAAGGACGGCGCCCTGGCCAGTGAGCGTTACGAGGGGTACAGCAGCTGTCCGCTCGTGACAGGCTACGGCAAGATGCTCCTGGCCGAATTCAAGTACGATAACGTGCGCGACAGCGACCCGCTGCTCAGCAAGCTCTTCGACACCAGCAAGCCGCTTTGGAGCATGTGGGTGCTGAAGAAATACGGCCTGCCTTGGCTGTATTGGAACAAGATGATGAAGGGAGCGATGTGA